Below is a window of Streptomyces sp. WMMB303 DNA.
TGGTCGGAGGTGCTGCCGTCCTGGCGCAGCGTGCCGTTCACCCACAGCCGCATCGCCAGCGCCTGCGGGTCGGGGACCTCGTCGGCCGTGACCAGCCAGGGGCCCAGCGGGTTGAAGGTCTCGCAGTTCTTGCCCTTGTCCCACTGCCCGCCGCGTTCGAGCTGGAAGGCGCGTTCGGACACGTCGTTGCCGACCGTGTACCCGGCGACGCAGGCCAGCGCCTGCTGGTCGGTCTCCAGGTAGCGGGCGGTGCGGCCGATGACGACGGCCAGTTCGACCTCCCAGTCGGTCTTCCGGCTGCCGCGCGGGATCAGTACCGGGTCGTGCGGGCCGACGACCGTGTCGGGCGCCTTCATGAAGACGATGGGTTCCTCGGGCACCGGGGCGCCGGTCTCCCGCGCGTGGTCGTGGAAGTTCAGCCCGATGCACACGATCTTGCCGATGCGGGCCAGCGGCGGCCCGATGCGCGGCCCCTCGGGTCCGGCGGCCGCCACCGGTCCGGGCAGCCCGGCGGCGGCGGCCGCGCGCACCCGGTCGAGCGCGGCGGGGTCCGCGAGCAGTTCGGGGTCGATGTCGGGGACGACCCCCGACAGGTCGCGCAGGGTTCCGTCCTCGTCCAGCAGCGCGGGGCGCTCGGCTCCCGCAGGTCCGACGCGGAGCAGTTTCACGTCGCTCTCCCTCCCAGGCGAATCAGCAGATCGTCCAGGAGGGCGTTCAGAACCACAAGAGAGAGTTCACGTACTGGACCGTAGCATCCGTAATAAGGAAGTAGCCTGGCGTTTCGCGGCACTGAATCCGGTATTTCGTCATTGCGATGTCCAGGCGGACCGCGTCCCGCGCTGCACGGACGACGCGCCCCGGAGAGCGGGCGGGCCTACGCCCCCGCCAGCCGGGCCACCGTGTGGATGGCCAGCCCGGCCAGCGAGCCGACCACCGTGCCGTTGATCCGGATGAACTGCAGATCCCGGCCGATATGGGCCTCGATCTTCCGCGAGGTGTGCTCGGCGTCCCAGCTCGCGACCGTCTCCGAGATCAGCGAAGTGATCTCGTCCCGGTAGGTGGTCACCAGATGCGCGGCGGCGCCCTCGATCCAGCCGTCCACCTTCGACCGCAGCCGGCCGTCGGCCGCCAGCCGGCCGCCCAGCGACAGCAGCGCCGCCCGGGCCCGGACGCGCAGCTCACTGCGCTCGTCCTCGGCGGCGACCACCAGCATCGCCCGCACGGCACCCCACACCGAGGCGATCAGCTCCTGCACCTCGGCACGGGCCAGCGTCTCGTTCTTCAGCCGTTCCACCCGGGCGCGGGTGTCCGGGTCGGTCTGCAGGTCGGTGGCGAAGTCCCGCAGGAAGCGGTCGACGGCGCCCCGCGCGGGATGGTCGGGCATGTCCCGCATCTCCGTGACGAAGCGCAGCAGTTCGCGGTACACCCGCTCACCGACGCGCCGGTCCACGAACTTCGGCGTCCAGCCCGGCGCGCCTCCCGCGACCGCACCCATCACCGAGTCGCCGTGCTCGTGCAGCCACTCGGCGGCCCGGGTACACACCAGGTCGACCACGCGGCGGTGGCCACCGTCCGCGACGATCCGCTCCAGCATCGCACCGAGCCCCGGCGCCACCTCCTTGGCGGTGGCGCGGCGCGTGATCGCCTCGCTGACGACGGCCTGGACGTCCGCGTCCCGCAGCACGGTGAGCGCCCCGCGCAGCGCGGTGGCCAGCTCGGCCGTCACCCGGTCGGCGTGCTCGGGGCGGGCCAGCCAGGCACCGAACCGGCCGCTGATCCCGACCGCGTGCAGCCGCTCGCGCACCACGTCGGCGGAGAGGAAGTTCTCCCCCACGAAGTCACCGAGGCTGCGGCCGAGCTGGTCCTTCTTGGTCGGAATGATCGCGGTGTGCGGGATGGGCAGCCCCATCGGGTGCCGGAAGAGCGCCGTGACCGCGAACCAGTCGGCGAGCGCACCCACCATCCCGGCCTCGGCGGCCGCCGCGACATAGCCGCTCCAGGGTCCGGCTCCGGCATGCTCCGCCCAGGTGGCCGCCGCGAAGACCCCGGCCATCAGCAGCAGCGCCCCGGTGGCGATGGCCTTCATCCGCCGCACCCCGCGGCGGCGCTCCTCGTCGGCCGGGGTGAGCCCCCCGGCCCCGCCCGGCCCTCGCGGTCCCGGCGCGCCCGAAGCGCCCGTGTCCGCTCCCCCCGGGGCACCCGCAGCGCCACCCGAGTGGCCCAACGCCGAGCCTCCCGTTGCCGAGACGCCGCGCTCGGCGGGCCGGCCGCGTGTGATCGCTCTCACGTGGGCCTCCTCGTGATCGGGGTGCTCGCCCTCGGTCGCCCGCTCCATCCGCTCCGCCCTCCCCCTGGATCGTCCCTGGCCACGCCCCGCATACCGGCGGGACATCGGGGAACCCTCGCCACCGCCCGCGCACCGGATCACCGCCCGGTACGGGGAAGGACATTCTCCCTCCCCCGGCCGTGCGTGGAACGGAGCGAGGCTCTGCCGCGTCTGTGTGGGCGGCAGTGAAGAACACCAGGAACCAGCAAGGTGGTGCCGGGGGAACCGACCCGTCGAGGGCCCGCCCGGCGTACGGCCCCCAGCAGGGCGCCGCACCCCGATCGTGGGATCATGGCACCGCCGACCGACCGGAGCCGCGGGCTCCGTGCAGCCCGAGGAGAACGAGCGCGCGTGACCAGGAACATGGGCTATGCCCTGCTCGCCGGACTGGCGGCGCTCGTGGTCCTCGTCTCGACCGCGATATTCATCGGGGCCGGCAACCGGGACAACGGACGGGGCGAGGATTCGCCGCGGGCACGCAACTCGGCCGCCCCCGCCTCCTCCGGAAACTGGGTCGGTACGTGGGCGGCGGCGCCCGCAGCGGCCGAACCGCACAGCCGGGACGGCTTCGCGCACATGTCGATCCGCAACGTCGTGCACACCTCGGTGGGTGGCACGGGCGCCCGGGTGCGGCTCTCCAACCTGTTCGGCAACCGGCCGCTGACCATCACGCACGCGAGCGTCGCGCTGGCCGCGGCTCCCAGCAACCCCACGGCGGCGGCCGGCAGTATGCGCCGGCTCCGGTTCGGCAACAAGACCTCGGTCACCATCCCGGCCGGTGGCGAGGTCACCAGCGACGCGGTGCGGCTGAACGTGCCGCACGCGGCGGACCTGCTGGTCACCACCTACTCCCCCACCCCCTCCGGGCCGGTCACCTACCACCCCTACGCACGGCAGACCAGCTATGTGGCCGCGGGCGACCGGGCCGAGGAGACCTCGGGCACCGCCTTCAACCAGCAGAGCCCGTACTGGCGTTACCTCACCGGGGTGGACGTGTGGAGCTCCGAGACGCAGGGCGCCGTCGCGGTGCTGGGCGACTCGATCACCGACGGCATCACCTCCAGCCCCGGCGCCAACCGGCGCTGGACCGACTTCCTGGCCGAGCGGCTGCGCACGGAGCGCGACGCACCCCGGCTGAGCGTCCTGAACGCGGGCATCAGCGGAAACCGGGTACTGGTGGACGGCAGCAAGTACTCGCCCAACAACGGGCCGAGCGGACTGACCCGGATGAACCGCGACGTGCTCTCCCGTACCGGGCTGAAGGTCGTCGTCGTCGAGATGGGGCTCAACGACATCATCAAGCCGCCGCGGCAGCGCGATCCGCAGCGGATCGTGAACGGGCTGCGGGACCTGGTGCGCCAGGCGCACACCCGCGGGCTGCGGGTCGTCGGCGCCACGCTCACCCCCTTCGGCGGGCACCGGGGCTACACCCCGCGCATGGAGGCCGTGCGGCAGGGTGTCAACGCCGAGATCCGGAAGGGGAAGGTGTTCGACGCCGTGGTCGACTTCGACGCGGCCCTGCGCGACCCGGCCCACCCCGAGCGGCTGCGCGCGGCGTACGACTCGGGCGACCATCTGCACCCGAGCGACAACGGGTACCAGGCCATGGCCCAGGCGATGGACCTGCAGAGTCTGAAGGGGGCACGGCCGGCGAGCCTGTGAGGGCCGGCGGACGGCGGCCCGCCGGTGGAAGAACGGGTCAGCCCCCGTACATCCGCGCGATCACGTCCTCGATGGCCGGTTCGCGGAGGGAGAGGTCCACCAGCGGGTACTCCGCCGCGAGCCGGGAGACCAGCGGCGCGGCGCTGGCGGCGGCGGGAAAGGCCAGCCACTGGCGCGGACCCTCGGTGCGGACGGTGCGGGCTCCTTCCAGATCCGCTATCGGCGGGATCTCGTACTCCAGGTCGACGACCAGAGTGCGCTCGCCGCGGCCGGCTTCCTGGAGTCCGGCGAGCGAACCGTCGTACAGCAGCCGGCCCTGGTCGATGACCACGACCCGCTCGCACAGGTGCTCGATGTCGCTCAGGTCGTGCGTGGTCAGCAGCACGGTGGTCCCCAGCTCCGCGTTGAGCGTGGTCAAAAACCGGCGCACGCGCGCCTTGCTGACGACGTCCAGGCCGATCGTGGGCTCGTCCAGGTAGAGCACGTCGGGGTCGTGCAGCAGCGCCGCGGTGATGTCGCCGCGCATCCGCTGGCCGAGCGAGAGCTGCCGCACGGGTACGTCCAACAGGTCGCCCAGTTCCAGGAGTTCCACGCAGCGCGCCAGGTTCTCCTCGAAGCGGGCGCGCGGGATCCGGTACATCCGGCGGACCAGCGCGTAGGAGTCGCGCAGCGGCAGGTCCCACCAGAGTGTGGTGCGCTGCCCGAAGACGACGCCGATGCGCCGCACCAGCCGGGTGCGCTCCTGCCACGGATCCACCCCGGCCACCCGCAGCCTGCCGGTGGAGGGCGTGAGGATGCCGGTGAGCATCTTGATGGTGGTCGACTTGCCGGCGCCGTTGGGCCCGATGAAGCCGACCATCTCACCGCGCCGGAGCGCGAAGGAGATGCCGTCCACCGCCCGTACCGAAGTGGCCGTGCGGCGCAGCAGGCCGCTGCGGCGGCGCACCGTGAAGGTCTTGGTCAGGTCCCGTACGTCGATGAATGCGGCGTCCGTACCGTCCGCGCCGCCCGCGGCCGCCGCGTCACTCGTGCCGTCCGTGCCGTCGGCCGTTCCCGCATCGCTCACCGCACTCGCGTCCTTCCTGATCTTCGGGGCTCCCGGGGCTCCGGGGCCGGTCAGCTTCCCGTGCTGCGGTAGGAGCGCAGCCCCGCCCGCCACGCCGCACCCGCCACGGCGCAGCACAGCAGCGCGACGGCGGGGGCGGCCAGGTCGAGCCCGTCCGGCAGGCCCAGGGGGTCGTCCCGGCCCAGCACCCGCAGCGCCGGGAGCCAGTTGACGAAGGCCAGCGGCACCACGAACGTCACGCCGCGCACCAGCTCCCTGCCGAAGACGGTGGGCGGGTACTGGAGCAGCGTCGTACCGCCGTAGGTGAAGGCGTTCTGCACCTCGGAGGCGTCCTGCGCCCAGAACTGGAAGGCGCCGCCGACGACGAACACGCAGCCGAAGATGACGGTGCCGCACACCACCATGGAGACCAGCAGCGCGACCCTGCCCGCGGTCCACTCCAGCTCCAGCCGGGAGATCGCCCAGCCCAGCACCAGGGAGCCCTGGAGGATCCGGCCCAGCCGGCGCAGCGCGAACCGGTCGGCGGCGAGCTGGCCGAGGACGGGCACCGGGCGGGTCAGCAGGACGTCCATGGTGCCGTCGCGCACCCGCCGGCCGACCCGCTCGGCCGAACCGAGCAGCAGGTCCGACAGGCCGAAGGCGACGGCGGAGGTGCCGTAGAGGAAGGCGACCTCGGGCAGGGTGAAGCCGCCCAGCGCGTCCACCTGACTGAACATGATCATGATGGCGGCGAAGTCGAGGGCGGTCGTGGCGAAGTTGGCCGCCAGCATGATCGCGAACGAGGTGCGGTACGCCATCGTCGAGCGCACCCACATCGCGGCGATGAAACAGTAGGCCCGCACCGCCCAGGCCGCGCGGCCCAGCGCGGCGCCGAGCGCCCCGCCGCCGGCCCCGGCGAAGAGCGGTCGCCGGTCGGCCTCAGCCACCCTGGACCACCACCTTGCGGGTCGCGACGGCCTGCAGGAGGCGTCCCCCGGCCAGCAGCACCACCGCCCACCCGGTCTGGAAGGCGAGCCCGGCCGCCGCGCCGCCGGGGTGGGTGCCCAGCAGCACGTCGGCGGGTACCTGGAGCATCGCGGCCCACGGCAGCAGCCGTGCCACGTCGCCGAAACCGCCCGGGAAGACGGACAGCGGCAGCAGCATCCCGGAGAAGAAGACGCTCAGCAGCCCGGACAGCGCGCCGAGCCCGGTCGCGTCCAGCAGCCAGAATCCGCACAGCGCGAAGAGGTAGCGGACCGCGAAGCTGACCACGATCGCCAGCAGCACCGCGGCCAGGAAGCACAGCCACGTACCCGGGGAGGCGGGCAGCGCCAGGTCGAAGACGAGGGAGCCGAGCGCCAGCGGCAGCACGCCGCGGCCGAGCAGCTGGAAGAGGGCCCGCCCCAGGTCGGCGGCGAGCCACCAGGTCTGCAGGTCGACCGGGCGGTAGAGGTCGATGGCGACGTCGCCGGTCCTGATCCGCTCCTGGAACTCGTCCTGGAAACCGCCGCCCATCAGCGCCGCGGCGGCCAGCAGCGCCTGCCCGGTCCAGACGAAGGTCAGCGCCTGGCTCTGGTCGTATCCGCCGAGGTGGGGGCGCTCGTGCCACAGGGCCAGGAACGTATAGGCGAGAATGAAGCCGAAGACGGTGTTGGTGAAGACTCCGGCCGCCGTGGCGACGCGGTAGGTGGCATAGCGACGGAAGCCGCTCAGGGCCACGGCGAAATGGAGACGGAGCAGATGCATCCTTTCTGGCTCCTCCACCGTCTCTTCCATAGCACTGCCGTGCGAACACCGCATGTGGACGAAGCCGATGAGCCTAGTCCACGGGCCGGGTGGGCGACCATCGAATATCCACCGGGCCGGGCTACCGCCCCGCGGCCGTTCTCCGGTACGGCGGGTGCGAAAGTGTTCTACGGGGCGTACGAGCATCGCCCGCCATTGGACGAGGAGTCCCTGCAGACATGAGTGACGAGCCGAACCGCGACGCCGACGGCCGGGAGCCGGAGTCGGACGGCCCGCCAGCGCAGACCCCCCGGCGGCAGCCGGGCCCGGCCGAGGCCGAGAGCACCGCGGCCGCCGAGGGGAGTGCGGGGACCCCGCCGGAGCGCCCGGCGGCCGACGCGCGCCCGGGGCAGCCCGCGGCGGGCACCGACCCGAAGGCCGCGGCGCCGGAGCCGGACGCGCGGGACGAGCAGCCGGGCGCCCCGGACGAGGAGCCGGAGGCGCCCGCGGAGCCGCCGGCCGCCGCGGACGGAAAGCCGGCCGCCGCGGACGGAAAGCCGGCCGCCGCGGACGAGGAGCCGGCCGAGGCACCGGGGGGTTCCATATCCGCGGCGGAGCAGTCCGCCCGTTCCGGGTACCCCGCGACACCCGAGGCGTCCGCGTCGCCCCGGGAGCCGGAACGAGACGGACAGTCCGCTCCGGCGGGGGCGTCCGACCCGCCCGAGAAGCCCGCACCGCCGTCACCGGCCGACCCGGCCGCGACTGCCGCCGTTCCCCTGGGGCAGGGCCCGGCCGGGGACGGTCCCGCATCCGAGGAGAGCGGCAGTCTCATGGCGAACACCCCCGAGGCGGAGCAGGGCAAAGCCGCCAAGAAGGCCAAGAAGGCCGCCAAGAAGCAGAAGCGCCGCCGCACCGGATGGCGCAGGCTGCTGCCCACCTGGCGGATGGTGCTCGGCGGCTTCCTGCTGGTCGTCCTGGCGGTGTCGGGTGCGCTCGTGGCCGGATACCTGCTGGTGAGCATTCCGGCCCCGAACGACGCCGCCGCGGCGCAGACCAACGTCTACCTGTACGCGGACGGCAGCCAGATCGCCCGGGACGGCGACATCAACCGGGAGAACGTCACTCTCGGCAAGGTGCCGAAGACGACCCAGCACGCGGTGCTGGCCGCCGAGGACCGCGACTTCTACCACGAGTCCGCCGTCGACCCGCAGGCGATGGCCCGCGCGGGCTGGAAGATGATCACCGGCGGCGAGCGGCAGTCCGGCTCGACGATCACCCAGCAGTACGTGAAGAACTACTACCTGAGCCAGGACCAGACGGTCACCCGCAAGGCCAAGGAGTTCTTCATCGCGCTCAAGCTGGACAACGAGGTCAGCAAGAACGACATCCTGCAGGGCTACCTCAACACCAGCTACTTCGGCCGGAACGCCTACGGCATCCAGTCGGCCGCGCACGCCTACTACGGCAAGGACGTCAACGAGCTGACCACCGGCGAGGGCGCCTACCTGGCCGCGCTGGTCAACTCGCCCAACGCCTACGACACCCGCGCCCACCCGGAGAGCAAGGACCGCGCCGTCGCCCGCTGGAACTACGTGCTGGACGGCATGGTCAAGGAGGGCTGGCTGAGCAAGAGCGACCGCATGGGCATGAAGTTCCCCGAGCCGCACAAGGTCAAGCCGCCCCGGAACCTGTCCGGCGAGCGCGGCTACCTCGTGGACGCGGTCAAGAACTACCTGATCGGCAACGAGATCATCGACGAGCG
It encodes the following:
- a CDS encoding fumarylacetoacetate hydrolase family protein; protein product: MKLLRVGPAGAERPALLDEDGTLRDLSGVVPDIDPELLADPAALDRVRAAAAAGLPGPVAAAGPEGPRIGPPLARIGKIVCIGLNFHDHARETGAPVPEEPIVFMKAPDTVVGPHDPVLIPRGSRKTDWEVELAVVIGRTARYLETDQQALACVAGYTVGNDVSERAFQLERGGQWDKGKNCETFNPLGPWLVTADEVPDPQALAMRLWVNGTLRQDGSTSDQIFPVAEVLRHLSHFMTLHPGDIVSTGTPAGVAMGMPEPKPYLRDGDVVELEIAGLGRQRQVMTSA
- a CDS encoding DUF445 domain-containing protein, with the protein product MERATEGEHPDHEEAHVRAITRGRPAERGVSATGGSALGHSGGAAGAPGGADTGASGAPGPRGPGGAGGLTPADEERRRGVRRMKAIATGALLLMAGVFAAATWAEHAGAGPWSGYVAAAAEAGMVGALADWFAVTALFRHPMGLPIPHTAIIPTKKDQLGRSLGDFVGENFLSADVVRERLHAVGISGRFGAWLARPEHADRVTAELATALRGALTVLRDADVQAVVSEAITRRATAKEVAPGLGAMLERIVADGGHRRVVDLVCTRAAEWLHEHGDSVMGAVAGGAPGWTPKFVDRRVGERVYRELLRFVTEMRDMPDHPARGAVDRFLRDFATDLQTDPDTRARVERLKNETLARAEVQELIASVWGAVRAMLVVAAEDERSELRVRARAALLSLGGRLAADGRLRSKVDGWIEGAAAHLVTTYRDEITSLISETVASWDAEHTSRKIEAHIGRDLQFIRINGTVVGSLAGLAIHTVARLAGA
- a CDS encoding SGNH/GDSL hydrolase family protein, with amino-acid sequence MGYALLAGLAALVVLVSTAIFIGAGNRDNGRGEDSPRARNSAAPASSGNWVGTWAAAPAAAEPHSRDGFAHMSIRNVVHTSVGGTGARVRLSNLFGNRPLTITHASVALAAAPSNPTAAAGSMRRLRFGNKTSVTIPAGGEVTSDAVRLNVPHAADLLVTTYSPTPSGPVTYHPYARQTSYVAAGDRAEETSGTAFNQQSPYWRYLTGVDVWSSETQGAVAVLGDSITDGITSSPGANRRWTDFLAERLRTERDAPRLSVLNAGISGNRVLVDGSKYSPNNGPSGLTRMNRDVLSRTGLKVVVVEMGLNDIIKPPRQRDPQRIVNGLRDLVRQAHTRGLRVVGATLTPFGGHRGYTPRMEAVRQGVNAEIRKGKVFDAVVDFDAALRDPAHPERLRAAYDSGDHLHPSDNGYQAMAQAMDLQSLKGARPASL
- a CDS encoding ATP-binding cassette domain-containing protein, with translation MDVRDLTKTFTVRRRSGLLRRTATSVRAVDGISFALRRGEMVGFIGPNGAGKSTTIKMLTGILTPSTGRLRVAGVDPWQERTRLVRRIGVVFGQRTTLWWDLPLRDSYALVRRMYRIPRARFEENLARCVELLELGDLLDVPVRQLSLGQRMRGDITAALLHDPDVLYLDEPTIGLDVVSKARVRRFLTTLNAELGTTVLLTTHDLSDIEHLCERVVVIDQGRLLYDGSLAGLQEAGRGERTLVVDLEYEIPPIADLEGARTVRTEGPRQWLAFPAAASAAPLVSRLAAEYPLVDLSLREPAIEDVIARMYGG
- a CDS encoding ABC transporter permease, whose protein sequence is MWVRSTMAYRTSFAIMLAANFATTALDFAAIMIMFSQVDALGGFTLPEVAFLYGTSAVAFGLSDLLLGSAERVGRRVRDGTMDVLLTRPVPVLGQLAADRFALRRLGRILQGSLVLGWAISRLELEWTAGRVALLVSMVVCGTVIFGCVFVVGGAFQFWAQDASEVQNAFTYGGTTLLQYPPTVFGRELVRGVTFVVPLAFVNWLPALRVLGRDDPLGLPDGLDLAAPAVALLCCAVAGAAWRAGLRSYRSTGS
- a CDS encoding ABC-2 family transporter protein; its protein translation is MHLLRLHFAVALSGFRRYATYRVATAAGVFTNTVFGFILAYTFLALWHERPHLGGYDQSQALTFVWTGQALLAAAALMGGGFQDEFQERIRTGDVAIDLYRPVDLQTWWLAADLGRALFQLLGRGVLPLALGSLVFDLALPASPGTWLCFLAAVLLAIVVSFAVRYLFALCGFWLLDATGLGALSGLLSVFFSGMLLPLSVFPGGFGDVARLLPWAAMLQVPADVLLGTHPGGAAAGLAFQTGWAVVLLAGGRLLQAVATRKVVVQGG
- a CDS encoding transglycosylase domain-containing protein yields the protein MSDEPNRDADGREPESDGPPAQTPRRQPGPAEAESTAAAEGSAGTPPERPAADARPGQPAAGTDPKAAAPEPDARDEQPGAPDEEPEAPAEPPAAADGKPAAADGKPAAADEEPAEAPGGSISAAEQSARSGYPATPEASASPREPERDGQSAPAGASDPPEKPAPPSPADPAATAAVPLGQGPAGDGPASEESGSLMANTPEAEQGKAAKKAKKAAKKQKRRRTGWRRLLPTWRMVLGGFLLVVLAVSGALVAGYLLVSIPAPNDAAAAQTNVYLYADGSQIARDGDINRENVTLGKVPKTTQHAVLAAEDRDFYHESAVDPQAMARAGWKMITGGERQSGSTITQQYVKNYYLSQDQTVTRKAKEFFIALKLDNEVSKNDILQGYLNTSYFGRNAYGIQSAAHAYYGKDVNELTTGEGAYLAALVNSPNAYDTRAHPESKDRAVARWNYVLDGMVKEGWLSKSDRMGMKFPEPHKVKPPRNLSGERGYLVDAVKNYLIGNEIIDERRLAAGGFRITTTFQPKKQKAMRDAVDDELMAKLDRKNRKVDSYVRAGGASVDPKTGKIVAMYGGIGYTKQYTNNATRRDYQVGSTFKPFLFTSAIQNRSTTQDGRLIRADTVYDGTNKREVVSDGRGTGYAPANEDQRSYGKIPVSTAMDKSVNSVFAQMGIDVGPKNVKETAIDLGIPEDAPNLTENGSIALGVTTASVLDMAEAYATLANHGKHGHYSMVEKATRGGEVINLPDPDPVHAVPREAADSTTATLRSVVQGGTGTAAQAAGRPAAGKTGTAEEDKAAWFAGYTPDLSTVVAVMGQNPKTAVQEPLYGTGGRPRVNGGGFPTQIWAAYTKKALEGRPAKDFDLDTAGKGNVSPSQPPFSTDPSGQAPSDRPSDEPSRPEEPSDRPSTPSTPPSRPPSTPPSSPPATGGADGGGSGDPGGGDGAVGGNGNGGPGGDGASGDPGGL